In the Weissella koreensis KACC 15510 genome, AGATGAACAAATACGTTTAGCCTATGAGTTGCGTCAACAAGGCATGACATACAAAATGATTGCTAGAAAAACAGGCATAAGTGAACGAACGCAACAAAGACGATTTAAAGATATATGATAGCATATCATGATGTGCTATGTTGTTAATGCCAGCTAAATTATACCGTGAACCCTCTATCAAAAGTTGCCCACTTTACTAGCATACGAACAAATTGTGTGAGAAAATTATTGACTTAACTTGATTCATCTTATGAAAACAAAAAAATATCACAATAAAATATGTCTACAAGTTTAAACGTATCGTATCAAGCTATATCTAATTGGGAACGTGGGAAAAGTTATCCGGATATCTCCAATATTATTATGATTTCAGATTTGTACAATATTTCATTGGATGAACTGATTAGAGAAGATAAAAACTATAAAGACATGTTACTTGAAAAGAAAGTATCAGGCATCGTCGATACGATACTTAATGTTATTTTTTTCTTGTGCGCTGTAATGATATTAATTTACATGATTATCGAAAATAAACTCACCTCAGCAAATTCTTTTTATATCATTCTGGCAATCTTAGTTATAATCCATACCAGCATTGATTTATTAAAATTGTTACCAAAAAAAACGTGTAGTTTGCTCACAGGGAATTTTGGATTCAAATTAATACGATGAGGGACATATCAGCATTCAAAATAAGTTGAGATAGATACAGATACTATCTCAACTTATTTTTTATGTGGTTAAGCTGACACCAGCTTGCCCCACGCGGGTAGCGTTCTGCATGACATGCTCTCACTGAAAGTGATCCTGCAATGATAAATTGCCCCGTCACGGCGTGACCCGCCGGAGGTTTTACAAGCCGGATAAGTGGCGCTGTAAAATAGCAGTTTCCCCAGTACGAAGGGGAAAAGCTACGGTCATCGCTTGTCGATGACACGCCTCGCAGAGCCTGTCCAAAATATTATTTTGGTATAACAGGCTATACCAGATTTTTAACGGTGTTATACTGGTCTTGGAAAACCTTTTTTGAGGAGGCATTTTTGATGGCGCATTTAAAGAAAAATACCCGTGGCGCAGTACCCGGTTTAGCGGTTCACTTTGAACGTAAAACCGATCATCACACCAACAAAGAAATTGATGTGTCGAAAACCTATCTGAATCAAGAGCTCATGGCTGATGGTTCTGATATGCTTTCACGCTTCAATGCGCGTTTAAATGACGTTTATTGCATGAAAAGAGACGATGTAAAGGCGTTAGCGACTTGGATTGTCACTTTACCTGAAGAACTCGCAGAATCGCCCTACGAGCAACAGAGCGCCTTTTTTGAAGCAACCACTAATTTTTTGAATGACCGTTATGGTCAAGAAAATGCCGTGGCCGCTGTCGTGCATTATGACGAGACAACCCCTCACTTGCACTATGCCTTTGTCCCGGTAGTTTTTGATGATAAAAAGGCACGTTATAAAGTATCCGCTAAAGAAGTGCTCACGCGTCATGATCTGCAAACCTTTCATGAGGATTTAGATCAGCATTTAAAAAAGGTGCTACCCTTTTATGAACGAGGGATTTTAAATAACAAAACCTTACCGTTTGAGAATGTCGCTGAAATCAAAAAATACAATGATCAGTTTAATGCCTTAAAAACGGAACTAGCCGATATTGAAGACAACATTCGTGCGAAACAGGCAGTACTTAAAATCACGGATCAAGCCTTAACGGAAGTAGACTTAGCCGAAAAACAAATTGATGCCTTTAAACAAGACTTATCTAAAAACCTCTTTGGTAAGACGGTGCTTAAACCTGATGACTTAGATCGCTTTAAAAGTGTGTTAGCCACGATGAAGAAAGCCACCTTGCAAAGCCAGCATGAGACGGAAGAACTCAAGCAAACGTTAGGCCAAGTCAAAGCGCAATTAGCTGACATCCAAGCTGATTATCAAAACCTAAAAGAAACGCATCAAGCGCTACAGAAGCGGCAACGAGAACAGCAACAGATGGATTATGCTATGCGTGACATGCTTAAAAATGATTATGGTGTCGACAAGATAGCCCATACTGATGTGGAGGCCCGGTATGTTCTTTATAAGCTGGATCATGAAAAACTCACTCAAAATAAAAAAGTAGCCCAGTCCTGGTTAAAAACACTGACGACAGCTAGAGCAGATCCAGATACGAAAATAGCGCCAACTAGATTAGATCGCGGTATTGAACAAGTTAAAGCATTAATCAATCGAATCATTGAATTAACGCGTGATATTTTTAAGGGGCCAAGTCTGTAACGTTATAACGGCTTATTTGCCCGTATAAGCCTTTTTAGCCATGTGACGTAGAAATAATCATTAAATAGATTAAAACGTCGCTATTGGCTTAATAAGTGGCAATCTATGTTAGATAACTAGGTATCCGGCATTTGAAATGATTCAAAACAAAAAGAACACTCTGTACGAAATTTATGTGCACCAGTGTTCTTTTTGTTTTGTTTTTTATTGAATCAATAAAAAGGCGGAGCCTATTATAAGTTTATCTTTTATATTTTAATCTTTTGTTCTTTTGCGCAGTTATAAAGTCAGTATTATCAAGGGTTTACAAGATTATGTACCCACAAAAAACTATGTATACACCCACAAAATACTATGTATACACCCACAAAATACTATGTATACACCCACTTCTCATTTAGATAAGTGGGTGTATAGGTTATAATAAAAAGCATAAAGAAATTCCCGACTAAAAGTTTTTCTTTATACTTATCCAACAACACGCCCAAAGGAGCGTATTTATATGTCAATTATACCAGAATCAAAGACAAGGCAGGTACACACCTTGAATGAGTTATCAAAACGAAAAGTCGTCGAACATAACAGTTTAATCACTTCAATTGCCAAAATGGATAAGACACCACTCAAAATGTTTGAGTTGGCCGTTTCTCTAATAGATACGGAAAATCCCCCCGAAGATCAGACGGTTTATTTATCAAAGCGAGAGTTGTTTGCTTTTTTTCAAGTTGATGATAGCAACAAACATAGTCGTTTTAAAGAAGCCGTTGAAAAAATGCAGAAACAAGCTTTTTTTCAGATTAAAAAAGAACAAGATAAAGGCTTTAAATTTATTAGTATTGTACCGATCCCGTATGTGGAATGGACAGATTATAATGACGAAGTAAAAATTGAATTTCATCGTGAAATTATGCCTTATCTAATTAATCTCAAAAATAATTTTACGCAACATGCTTTGTCAGATATTGCAGAATTGAACAGTAAGTATGCAATAATTTTGTATCGTTGGTTATCGATGAATTACAATCAATACGAGCATTACAGCGTTAAAGGTGGACGGAGAGAGGAACAGGTTGAAAGTTACCGTAATCCCGAAATAAGCATGCGAGATTTACGTCAAATGACAGATACAATTGATGAATATAAACGATTTGATCATTTTGAAAAAAGAGTACTGAATGAACCATTGTCAGAAATTACTAAACACACAACTTTCAATGTAACTTACGAAAAGCTCAAAAAAGGGCGGAGTATTGATAGTATTGTCTTTCATATCACTAAAAAACAAGTGGCAGATGATATTAGTTACAAGCTAGATGATCCCGTTTATATCGAGGGCAAGATCCGTCAAGAAGAAACAGAAGATATGTTGACTGTTAAGGCAATAAAAAGTCCCTATACAAAGTTACTTATGGAGCAGTTTTTATTGTCATATATTGATTTAACGGATACTACTATTTTGTCAGGGTTACAGAAAAATGTTTATCCACTTTATGACGAATTAAAAGAGTCACGTGGTTTAAAGGGCGTGAAAGAACACTTAGCCTATATCAGAGACAAACAAGATGACTATTCGAAAAAGAATATTGCTAAGTATCTTAAAAAATCGATTGAACAGTATCTACCAATCGTTAAAAGGCAGGATATAGATCATGAGTGAAAATTTAAAAACAATTCGAGAACTTGCTGAGGAGTTAGGTGTTTCAAAACAGGCGATACAATATCATATAAAGTCGCTGACAAACAAAACAAGGCAAACAAACGACAAAGGTATAGTTGTTTTATCTTTAGAAGAACAGCATTTTATAAGGTCTAAGGTCGACAAACAGACAAACAAAAACAAGACAAATAAACAGACAAATGACAAACAAACAGACAAAGAGACAAAGTGGGATATCCACAACTATTTAATTAGTGAACTTGATGAAGTTAAGAAAAATAGAGATAAACAATTAGCAGTTAAGGATAAGCAACTAGAAAATAAAGATTCGCAAATAGCTCAAATGCAAAACTTACTAGACCAGCAACAACGGCTAGCCTTACAGGACAAGCAACTGCTCGAAGAATACAAGGCAGAAATTAAGGACTTGAAAGCCTTAACGATGGCACCGCATGATGATGGTGAAAAAGAAGTGACGTCAGACAAACAACTGGAACCTGAAAATAGCACCCCGGAGTCACAACCTAAACCTAAAAAGTGGTGGCGTTTTGGTAAATAGTTACAACTAAAAAAGAAAAGAAGACTAGTTAAATGGCGGGATGCTCTTATGCTAGATTTACGGACAGATTTTCTTCTGCCCTGTAAACTAATAGCATAGGAGCATTTTTTAATATGATTCGATACAAAAAAGAATTTAAGCAGTCTCTTGTTGAGATGCACAATCAAGGCCGTTCATATACTGATCTATCCGCTGAATACGGACCTTCGGTCGACTCAATCCGTAACTGGGTCAAGTTGTACGCGGTCCACGAAGTGGACGGCGAAAAATGGACGCAAGCTGATGTAAACGCATTACAAAAAGGAAAACGACAAACTTCGCGAAGAACTTGAGATTTTAAAAATAAGGAATTCTAAAATCAATAAAAGTAAATCAATGGTAACCTTATAATTAGTATTGGGTAAAGATAGGAAAACAAAGGCAATAATAGCTGGTTACATTTATTTAAAAAAGACTTGACAAGAATGGTTTACAATAGTAAACTTATCTCAAACGTTTACGTTTACGCATGTAGACAATAAGGAGGGAAGGAGGGAAAGAGAATGAGTACAATAGTAGTTAACCCTCATATCACAGATGCTGAATGGGAAGTTATGCGTGTAGTCTGGGCGAATGGTCGAGTGACTAGTAAAGAAATCATCTCCATATTGAAAGAAAAAATGGACTGGAAACAAGCCACTATCAAAACGCTCTTAGGTCGACTGGTTGAAAAAGGCGTACTAAATACAGAGCAAGAAGGTAGAAAATTTATTTATACTACCAATATTGAAGAGAAAGAAGCCGTAGGAAATTATACAGACGATATTTTCAACCGTATTTGTCGAAAGAATGTCGGGAATGTAGTAGGGAGTATCATTGAAGATCATGTCTTAAGCTTCGATGATATCCAGCGACTAGAAGAAATATTAGAGATGAAAAAAGCTTTCGCAGTAGAAGAAGTGGATTGTCAGTGTACAGAAGGGCAATGCGATTGCCATTTACATCATCATGGAGAATAAGTAGCGAAAAAATTGGAGAATAAATCGTTTGCCATAGAAGGGGTTGAATCTGTAGAGGTTGATTTAGCGACTAAAAAAGCAGTACTTGAAAGTCAAACAGAGATTGATACCGAAACGCTCAATGCTGCTTTAGCAGAAACTAACTATTCAGTATTAAGTGCATAAAGTACGAATACCATTTATTCATAGATAGTAGATAGAGATAAAGTATAGAACCCTTTTCATGAGAATTATATGCAGTGTTAGATGAGAAAATTCTAAAACTTTAAAATCAGTCTCTAATATAATAAGGAGGAATTAAAAATGAGGAATAACAAACAACATTCGTCACATAGTCATCATAATCACGGCGACATGGATCACTCAAAACACGACCATAATGAAATGGAACATAGTCAGATGGATCACGGCAAGATGAATCATAGTGCGATGGATCACAGTGAAATGGATCATGGAGGACACATGATGCATATGGGTGATATGAGTAAAAAGCTCAAAGTGGCTATCATTCTTATGATTCCGCTTCTACTCATTTCACCAATCGCGGGCTTTACTATCCTTAAATTCCCCGGAAGTGAAATTTTGCAACTTATCCTTGGTACAATTATCTTCTTTTACTCTGGGACTCCTTTTTTTAGCGGAGCAAAAGGTGAATTAAAAAGCCGTAAGCCAGCCATGATGATGCTGATTACAATGGGAATTACCGTTGCCTATACTTATTCTGTTTATGCCACAATTATGAGTCTTAACGGACATATGGGCATGAACTTCTGGTTTGAACTGGCAACTTTAATTGTCATTATGTTGATTGGTCACCTGATTGAGATGAAAGCAATCATGGGTGCTGGCGATGCATTGAAAGATTTAGCAAGCCTTGTTCCCAAAAAAGCTCACTTAAAAAGTGGGAAGGATGTGGAGCTTTCAGAACTAAAAGTTGGCGATTTGCTTTTAGTGAAAGAAAATGAAAGAATTCCTGCAGATGGCCTTATATTAAGTGAAGCGTTCGTTGATGAGTCAATGATTACTGGTGAAAGCCGAGCAGTCAATAAAAAAACAAATGACCTTGTTTATGGTGGTTCCCTCAATCAAAACCAACCATTTGAGATGAAAGTCACAACCCTTGGAAAAGATTCATTTCTCAATCAAGTGGCCGAATTAGTCAAGAAAGCCCAAGCTCAAAAATCTAATTTGGAAAATATGGCTGACAGAGTGGCTGGTTACCTTTTCTATGCTGCACTTATTGTCGGTATCTTCTCATTAATTTTTTGGACAATTAGTTCTAACTTTAGTTTTGCTCTTCTTCTTGCGGTTTCTGTTTTTGTAATTGCATGTCCACACGCTTTAGGTCTTGCGGTTCCACTTGTTGTTTCTCGCTTAACCAGTATTTCTGCTAAAAATGGTTTATTAATTCAGAACAGAACCTCTTTGGAAAAAATAAATACAATTAAATATGCCTTAATGGATAAAACAGGAACATTAACTGACGGTAATTTTATTGTCCGTAATGTTATTAATTTTACTGATGAAACAGACATTCTCCAAATCATGGCAGCACTTGAAGGAAGTTCCACTCACCCGATTGCTCAATCAATCGTTTCAGCTGCTAAACCTCTTGAAAATCTAAAAGTTGAAGCGGTTGAAAATATTCCAGGAGTTGGAATTAAAGGGCAAGTTAATCAAAACTTTTATCAAATTGTTAACTATAAATATCTTCGTGAAAATCAACTTTCTTATGATGAACAAAAGATTGCTCAATATTTAGATTTAGGTTTAACTGTATCTTTCCTAATCAATGAACAACAAGATGTTTTAGGATTTATTGCCTTAGGAGATTCTCCTAAAGCAGACGCGAAAGCCTTTATTAATGGTTTATTAGCCCAAGGAATTACCCCTGTTATGCTCACGGGTGATAATAAAGAAACTGCTCAAAAAATTGCTAGTGCACTAAATATTCCCGAATTTAGAGCGGAATTAAAACCTGAAGATAAAGCAGAAATTGTGAAAGAATACCAAAAGAAAGCCGGCGTTCTTTTCATTGGTGATGGTGTCAATGATTCCCCAGCTCTTGCAACTGCTACGATTGGTTTTGCGATTGGAGCAGGAACTTCGGTTGCTATCAGTACCGCTGATGTCGTCCTAGTTAACTCCAATCCAAGTGACGTCCTGGATATGATTAATATCTCCAAACGTATGCTTAGAAAAATGAAACAAAACCTCTGGTTTGGAGCAGGCTATAACATCATTGCTATTCCTGTTGCAGCGGGTATTCTTTATCCATTTACAGGGATTTATATTGATCCTCTCATTGCAGCAGTCCTGATGTCAATCTCAACCGTGATTGTCGCAATCAACGCGATGGGATTGAGGTATGATAAAAAATAGAAGAGCACATGCTCTTCTATTTTTTTCATACTAATTATGAAACTTTTATCACTTAAATATACTTAAAGATTAACTATGATATCACACAAATACTAATGATTGTAATGATATTTTTAAATATGGTTTATTTTTAAATGATTTTAGAATCTTTCGTTCATAATCATTTAATTGACTCCCTTTATGAACTAAAAAATAAATATTACCTCTAAGATAACGATTAGCATCAAAAACATCAAAGACTCCTTGAAGTAAATAATCTTTAGTATCTTGAAGCAGTTTTTTTATTTCTAATTTAACCTCATTAGAATCAAGATAAATATCTATATTTTCCATAAACACTTGATAGCTTTTTCCTCTTTTAATTTTTCTTAGCTTTTGTTTAGTAAGGCTTTCAAATCTAACGAGTCCATTTCTTTCATAGTGAACTTCATTCTTCTGTTCTTCGTTCCATCTCTTTCCAGGATCTTGCATCTTTTTAAGATTATCCACAATTTGCTTAGTTTCCCTTGCTTTTTCTTCACTGCTTCTTTCTTTATTTGTTTTAGGTTTATTCTTATCTTTGATTAAAAATATATCGTCTAAATTTTCTGCCTCTTTATTTTGACTCATTAGTTCTCTTCCTTTTTGCTCAGAAGTCAATAAATTGGACTATTTTTATTCAGTTACTTAGGCAACATTTGAGATACGATTGCGATTATAAAAATTAATATACCAACCAATGGCTGCTTGGAAGACTGACATATTAGCCTCGATATCATCGAATAACTAAATACAGAAAAATACAATAAATATTATCGGACTAGGGACTATACTAGGAAACATCAGTACATTCCTTAAATCAGGGTCTATAATTATAGGATGACTCCTAAATCTAAAAAGACAAGGCCCATTAATTTATTAACTAATAATATTGAATTTCAATTTCATAGGAAAACTGGTAAACTATTCAACACAATAGTTGAAAAGGTGGAAAGAAAATGTTTGAACAAGCAGTTAACTACAAAAATGGACTATATAAAGAACTATCTAAAATTGGTAAGGGGCTAAGCAGTGATCGACGATTAGAAATTCTTGATCTTTTAACTCAAGCACCCAAATCAGTTGAAACTATTGCCAACGGGGTCGGAATAAGTGTAGCTAACGCCTCACGCCATCTACAAATATTGAAGGACAGTCATCTGGTTAAAACAAAACGAAAAGGCAATCATATTATTTATAGCCTTAGTTCTCCCAAAATTAGTGATTTTGTGCACCTATTAACCGATATTGGCAACAGTGAACTTTCAGATATGAAAACAATTCAGGATAAATCAGACGCTCAAGATAACGTTAAAACCATTTCCTTAAAGCAAGCTCAAGAAGAATACAAAAATAGCTTTGTCCTTGATGTACGACCTTCTGATGAATATGCAGCAGGCCACATACAATCGGCAATTAATGTCCCATTGGAAACATTAAAAGAATCAATGCCCAAATTACCTAAAGATCAAAAAATTATTGTTTATTGCCGTGGAAGACTATGTGCTAATTCCAACATTGCCACACAGATCTTAAATAGAAATGGTTTTGACGCAGTTAGTTTAAATTCAAGTTACTATGATTGGAATAAAATAACAGAATAAACAGTTTAAGCACGATTTAGTCATTTATTGATTAAATCGTGCTTTTATATTGACTTACAAAAAGTATGTGATATTATTAAACTATTCAAGCAAACAATTGAATAATTGAAAGGCGGTGACATAACTTGTCTACTATTGATAAAACGCTAACCTTAATTAATTTTGAGAATAATTGGTGCGCCCAGTGTTACACGCAGCGACCAATAATAAATAAGATTAGCCATGACTTTAATTCATATTTAAACGTTCGGGTAGTGAATTCAGATGCTCACCCAGAACCAGCAAAAAAATACAATGTTTATTCCGCACCCAGTACTATTTTGCTGCGTGATGGAAAAATCGTTGAAAAAATTACCCGTTTTATTGATCAATCACAATTAACAACTTTAATTAAATATTACCTATAAAGGAGCGACTCTTATGGTTAAGAACTTAACTGACAAAGACTTTGTGAAAGAAACTAGTACCGGTGTTACATTAACTGATTTTTGGGCTACTTGGTGTCCTCCATGTCGAATGCAAGGACCGATTATTGAACAACTTGATAAAGAAATTGGCGATAAAGTCAAAATTACTAAAATAGACGTAGATGCAAATCAAAAAACACCAATAGCATTTGGAATTATGTCTATTCCAACCTTAATTATCAAAAAAGATGGCCAAGTAGTTGATAAGCTGGTTGGCCTCCACAGTAAGGACCAACTTAAAACCGTTCTTGCTCAATATACTAATTAGGTTAAGAGGGGAGAAGCTGAATGGAACAACTATCAGTAATGAATAAAAAAGAATTTGATAAAAAACTGAAGAATGGAAAATATATTTTAGTTTTTATGGCTTCTTGGTGCCCTGATTGTAGCTTTATCAAGCCTCATCTACCAGAGATTGAACAAGAATTCAAAGATTACACTTTCATCAGTGTCGATCGTGATGAGAATACCGAATTGGCTCAAGAACTAAATATCTTTGGTATTCCAAGCTTCGTTATTTTTAGAGATGGGCAAGAAATCGGAAGACTTGTCAATAAAGATCGGAAGACTAAAGAAGAAGTCGAAAATTTCATTACCAACACTATTAACTAATGAAGAAGTTTTTTACTATTCTTGGCGGTATGGGGACGTTAGCAACTGAAAGTTATGTCCGACTCCTTAATAAGAAAACTGAAACCCATAAAGACCAAGACTATTTAGATTATATAGTGGGTAACCATTATTGATGCACAAGAAGTCATTGTTAATCGTTCATTGGATAAGGGATTAGCGTTACGTGACGACTAATAAGTAGATTGGAGTGAAATTTAATGAGGAAATATGATGTAGTAGTGATTGGGGCCGGTCCTGGTGGAATGACCGCTGCCTTATATGCAGCACGAGCTAATTTAAATGTAGCAATGCTTGATCGCGGTATTTATGGTGGACAAATGAACAACACCGATGACATTGAAAACTACCCTGGTTTTACAACAATTAAGGGGCCTGAACTTGGTGAGAAAATGTATC is a window encoding:
- a CDS encoding helix-turn-helix domain-containing protein — protein: MSTSLNVSYQAISNWERGKSYPDISNIIMISDLYNISLDELIREDKNYKDMLLEKKVSGIVDTILNVIFFLCAVMILIYMIIENKLTSANSFYIILAILVIIHTSIDLLKLLPKKTCSLLTGNFGFKLIR
- the mobV gene encoding MobV family relaxase, whose product is MAHLKKNTRGAVPGLAVHFERKTDHHTNKEIDVSKTYLNQELMADGSDMLSRFNARLNDVYCMKRDDVKALATWIVTLPEELAESPYEQQSAFFEATTNFLNDRYGQENAVAAVVHYDETTPHLHYAFVPVVFDDKKARYKVSAKEVLTRHDLQTFHEDLDQHLKKVLPFYERGILNNKTLPFENVAEIKKYNDQFNALKTELADIEDNIRAKQAVLKITDQALTEVDLAEKQIDAFKQDLSKNLFGKTVLKPDDLDRFKSVLATMKKATLQSQHETEELKQTLGQVKAQLADIQADYQNLKETHQALQKRQREQQQMDYAMRDMLKNDYGVDKIAHTDVEARYVLYKLDHEKLTQNKKVAQSWLKTLTTARADPDTKIAPTRLDRGIEQVKALINRIIELTRDIFKGPSL
- a CDS encoding RepB family plasmid replication initiator protein encodes the protein MSIIPESKTRQVHTLNELSKRKVVEHNSLITSIAKMDKTPLKMFELAVSLIDTENPPEDQTVYLSKRELFAFFQVDDSNKHSRFKEAVEKMQKQAFFQIKKEQDKGFKFISIVPIPYVEWTDYNDEVKIEFHREIMPYLINLKNNFTQHALSDIAELNSKYAIILYRWLSMNYNQYEHYSVKGGRREEQVESYRNPEISMRDLRQMTDTIDEYKRFDHFEKRVLNEPLSEITKHTTFNVTYEKLKKGRSIDSIVFHITKKQVADDISYKLDDPVYIEGKIRQEETEDMLTVKAIKSPYTKLLMEQFLLSYIDLTDTTILSGLQKNVYPLYDELKESRGLKGVKEHLAYIRDKQDDYSKKNIAKYLKKSIEQYLPIVKRQDIDHE
- a CDS encoding helix-turn-helix domain-containing protein; the protein is MSENLKTIRELAEELGVSKQAIQYHIKSLTNKTRQTNDKGIVVLSLEEQHFIRSKVDKQTNKNKTNKQTNDKQTDKETKWDIHNYLISELDEVKKNRDKQLAVKDKQLENKDSQIAQMQNLLDQQQRLALQDKQLLEEYKAEIKDLKALTMAPHDDGEKEVTSDKQLEPENSTPESQPKPKKWWRFGK
- a CDS encoding transposase, whose amino-acid sequence is MIRYKKEFKQSLVEMHNQGRSYTDLSAEYGPSVDSIRNWVKLYAVHEVDGEKWTQADVNALQKGKRQTSRRT
- a CDS encoding CopY/TcrY family copper transport repressor, encoding MSTIVVNPHITDAEWEVMRVVWANGRVTSKEIISILKEKMDWKQATIKTLLGRLVEKGVLNTEQEGRKFIYTTNIEEKEAVGNYTDDIFNRICRKNVGNVVGSIIEDHVLSFDDIQRLEEILEMKKAFAVEEVDCQCTEGQCDCHLHHHGE
- a CDS encoding heavy metal translocating P-type ATPase: MRNNKQHSSHSHHNHGDMDHSKHDHNEMEHSQMDHGKMNHSAMDHSEMDHGGHMMHMGDMSKKLKVAIILMIPLLLISPIAGFTILKFPGSEILQLILGTIIFFYSGTPFFSGAKGELKSRKPAMMMLITMGITVAYTYSVYATIMSLNGHMGMNFWFELATLIVIMLIGHLIEMKAIMGAGDALKDLASLVPKKAHLKSGKDVELSELKVGDLLLVKENERIPADGLILSEAFVDESMITGESRAVNKKTNDLVYGGSLNQNQPFEMKVTTLGKDSFLNQVAELVKKAQAQKSNLENMADRVAGYLFYAALIVGIFSLIFWTISSNFSFALLLAVSVFVIACPHALGLAVPLVVSRLTSISAKNGLLIQNRTSLEKINTIKYALMDKTGTLTDGNFIVRNVINFTDETDILQIMAALEGSSTHPIAQSIVSAAKPLENLKVEAVENIPGVGIKGQVNQNFYQIVNYKYLRENQLSYDEQKIAQYLDLGLTVSFLINEQQDVLGFIALGDSPKADAKAFINGLLAQGITPVMLTGDNKETAQKIASALNIPEFRAELKPEDKAEIVKEYQKKAGVLFIGDGVNDSPALATATIGFAIGAGTSVAISTADVVLVNSNPSDVLDMINISKRMLRKMKQNLWFGAGYNIIAIPVAAGILYPFTGIYIDPLIAAVLMSISTVIVAINAMGLRYDKK
- a CDS encoding ArsR/SmtB family transcription factor, whose product is MFEQAVNYKNGLYKELSKIGKGLSSDRRLEILDLLTQAPKSVETIANGVGISVANASRHLQILKDSHLVKTKRKGNHIIYSLSSPKISDFVHLLTDIGNSELSDMKTIQDKSDAQDNVKTISLKQAQEEYKNSFVLDVRPSDEYAAGHIQSAINVPLETLKESMPKLPKDQKIIVYCRGRLCANSNIATQILNRNGFDAVSLNSSYYDWNKITE
- a CDS encoding thioredoxin family protein, translated to MSTIDKTLTLINFENNWCAQCYTQRPIINKISHDFNSYLNVRVVNSDAHPEPAKKYNVYSAPSTILLRDGKIVEKITRFIDQSQLTTLIKYYL
- the trxA gene encoding thioredoxin, which gives rise to MVKNLTDKDFVKETSTGVTLTDFWATWCPPCRMQGPIIEQLDKEIGDKVKITKIDVDANQKTPIAFGIMSIPTLIIKKDGQVVDKLVGLHSKDQLKTVLAQYTN
- a CDS encoding thioredoxin family protein, giving the protein MEQLSVMNKKEFDKKLKNGKYILVFMASWCPDCSFIKPHLPEIEQEFKDYTFISVDRDENTELAQELNIFGIPSFVIFRDGQEIGRLVNKDRKTKEEVENFITNTIN